Genomic window (Lycium barbarum isolate Lr01 chromosome 2, ASM1917538v2, whole genome shotgun sequence):
CACACATAAGCTGTTTCTGAGGAAAGGGCTTACAATTGGCTTTCATCAACCAAGATCATTATTTCAAAAGCATATATAGTATTGGCGTATCTCATTTTACTTTGACGTTATGATGTGCCGAGAAATTACGgcatattcgatgctaattccttaagcttttgtgactcttcaagcacttttggtgtgTTTATATCGTTTTGCaggataagatgtccggagagcataacggagcaaaatggagcaaaaatagaacaagcagCACCCGCTAGACGCAGGTGCTACATGCTAGCCGCATCCTGTGCAGCATGTACTACAGCAAACGTGGACAGAGATATGAGAAATTGAAGAAGTAGGATGCAGCACATGCTAGCAGCACCTACTAGATGCAGGTGCTCCATGCCAATCGCATCCTGTGCAGCATGTGCTGCACATAGCTGCTCAAAGTGCACTGCCTGCTAGAGtttggtgcaacctgcgactGACAAGTTGCACACGCAACAGCACATGCGAGTGGCAGGCAGACGCAGAGGGGTATTTTTGTCCgcaaattgttcccgttttgggaTGTTATAAATACTCTTGTAGGGTTTTGTAAAACATATCTTTGGCACAAAACACaattcttggaggctagggttcctactaCACACTTTGGAGTTGAAGATTTGGAGATTTAGGTTGAGAACTTTCTTAAACTTTTCTCCATTTCTTTGATTCCTTGCTTTgtaatgaatatctaagtgtgtagtatttattttcttcacttgaatcttgtttatggaaatattctatgattaaagtgttggatgaaactcttgttttgcttatgtattaaatgatttttattactaatgaagtgagttaatgttgttttagttgatcttgttctttaatgtttcttaagggattagctcaCCCTAAGACCCGctcatttacttcgatttgagctcggaagaggaaaattgaggttgataattaacaagaatttgggactttaaacctcatctaataacttgagctaagaataggaaagttacttgagattatattgattgtgcttgatatcacactctaaggcttggaaaagcttagagtgaaattcattgatttggttggaagacttgcAATgaaattttagaaatcattatccaATTAgcggacatgaccttagataggaaggtgtggaggacccacattagggtagaaggctagtatataagtctcgttatctttccttattagtaggcgcattagcgcattataatttcttgtgctctgatttatgttattattcgctactttctgtactttgattactctattttatctgtgccgctttcgttatttgcatttccatatcgctttgacttccttgattatcctgttttactgcgtcgcttgcattatttcattacaatatcgttttgaatcttttaaccttatctgactcccttttttatgcttctattgagccgagggtctctcggaaacagccatcctaccttggtaggagtaaagtctgcgtacattctaccctccccagaccccaagatgtgggatttcactgggttgttgttgttgttgttgttgcattatccaattagcataaactcactctTATTTGTAAAATCgggaaatacattggatcgttacttgagcgtaattccctttgtatccatacttgtggccattgatcattttacccgctttctagttagttttatctttgtcagttgttaaaccaaaaaatcaaatattgaaagtgtttggcttagcttagttggtgataattccttagttgtttaaatcgcctttatattgttacctgtggattcgaccccgactcatagttgggtaaattctattgcgacgaccgtgtacactctctttgaggagtggatttgaacAATATCACGATACATGCTATTTTTAATCAGGACAGTGCCGGGAAGTGTGAGCCTCAACTAGGGCAGAATTCACCTAGCGTTGACGCTGCTGGGGATCAAACCTTGGGCCCCAAAGTTGTCATTCCAACTCATGAAGCACTAGACCACCCCCTCAGGGGCTTGATAATAAAGTATTATGTATAGAATTCTTTCACCAACAAAGTAAGATGCTTTAGTTGAGATGTTATGGTTCCTCTCATATAAACTATGTTTCTTTCAAAAAaagtgagaagggtgtgtttaaATTATACCTTTACATTCTTCAACCTATATTATTTAAGCATTTGGTGCAATACGCTATTAAATAAATAGCCCAAATTGACAACAATAAATTCTGCAATAGAAAGACAAGCTATAACATTTAGTGAAGATCTGAAAACTTCGAATCTTTTCTTCCAGTCTTTTTCCCTAGTTAAACTTTGTTAACTGGGTTCCTCATTCTTTGGCTGAAAGACTTTCTTAACTGAAGTCTTTTTCCCTAGTTAAACTTTGTTAACTGGGTTACTCTTAAATCTAATCTATCTCCCAAGAAATGACCTTTACAAGGAAATGTAAGCATAGTTCCTCTCTGTCTATTTTTAAGTTAAGGAAGAGGACAAACTTACATTAAAGGGGATTTCTGATTTTAAATTTCTATCTGAAAAAGGTAACAGTAAAAAGGATTTTTATTCCATCTTAATATTGAACAAATAGGTCATTCCAATGAGCTAATCCCATATATCCAAGAAGAAACACTCAGGGAACCAGCCAACCAATAAAAGCATCAAAACATTTGTTTGCAGGGGTTAGCTGAATTATATCTTTAACCTTACATGATCAGCAGCGACTTTATTAAAAAGTTCCACAAGAATTCGTACCTGAAAAACCTCTAGACCTTCCCCTTCCCCTGCCGCCGCGGCCTCTTCGTCCACCACTAGGTGATCCTTCTAAAGAATCAGATATTAGCAAATAATACCATCAAGTTTCACATGATACCAGCATTTGCATccatttataaaataaaacaaaccTCCATCATAGTCAAAATCTGTTGACACTTTCACCTGGTCTGCAGGCAAAGGTGGCTGGTACCTGCAGGCGAGAGCAAAGCATGAGGGCACAAGTTTTGCAAACCAATTAGCTCCCACCAAATTATAACTTGTGCACTGTGCATGATGAccacattttttttatttatcttGCATATGACCACCATTTGATCTTAGAAAGAAATATCTTTGGCCCAGTAAACGCGGAGTTCACAAGTGTAAACCTCTTCAAAGATCGTAAAGCCTCCTGCCTAACCAATTTTACAACTTATCTATTCACTATTTCCTACCACCACTAGTAATATAATACAATAATATATCAAACCAACATTTTAAATTCCATCTCCAGTATGGGATGGAGGAAGTACTTCAAAGTAGGAAGATCTAATACCACATGCATTCAAGATTAAGAAAGAAATATTATATAATAGACTCAAAAAATGAATCATAACTAAATCTGGTCTCCTCCAGTGGTTGAGAGAAAAATTTACACCATTAAAAGACCAAAATACTCACCCCACAGCATTCTTGTCCAGCTcctttttagagagagaaattgTTATCATCGAGACATGCCTGGTGGTCTCGAGACTGCAGCCAATAGAGCAGTTAAGTATATAATTAGATCAATACATATGGCAGCACAACTTAATTCCCAAAGCTTCAAATATGCACTTACGGGAGGAGGCCTTCTTCAAGGGGTTCCCATGTATCAGTAATATCAGTGGATGTAATAGACGTTACTTGGTGAAGACCAACAATTCTCCTCTGCATAAGCCCCATGCCAAAATCCAAAATTCCATCAGAAATCGAATACGTAGAACAAcagaaactatatatatatatatataaatgtgtatatacatataaacgTAGTTGCCAGTTTCAAAAAAGAAACTATCTGAGAGAAATGTTCACTTTTTACCTTAATCAATTCCACAATTGTCACTGTTTTGTTGATTGCCCTGCCCATTGCCTTGAACACAATCTCATCTGATTCTTTCTCCTACAAATGTTGCATAAATAACAGGGACGTCAAGTTCTGCAGAGTGACACCACATAGGATAATATCACTCATTTTTCCCTCCGAACAGTGCACAAAATTAGCTCGccttttaattttttctttacCGTTTGAAGGAAGCAAATCGAGTTGGTTCACACAGGCTGTGATATTTAATTATATACACTCTCTTTAGCCAATGTGTAGGAGAAATTGACGGTCACCTTTTAGGTATTTAGAGAAATTGATCAGATGGAACTCATATAACACAAAAGTGCATGAAATTTGACATCTCTTATCCTAACAAAGCTCTAATCAAATCAACACAGCAACTAACACATTAACCAGGAAAATAAATGTAACAGCAATACAAGGAAGCTCAAAAAAATAACCTCCTCCTCTACTATTTACCCAAAAAAGGAAAGGTAACCCAAACCAAAGAAAGAACGTAGGGGTCGTTTACAAAATAACTACCTCCTCTACTATTTACCCAAAAAAGGAAAGGTAACCCAAACCAAAGAAAGAAcgtaggggtcgtttggtatgaaGGCAAGTTATGATGAGATTAGTAAGCTGGGATTAGTTATCACTGGGATTATTTATGTTGGAATTAGTTATCTgatattatttcttattgattgttagatttgttgtattaaaagtaacatgcattgcataatttttaagaacaagttgtttgtttacaaaaataccctccacaATATTTAGTAGAAAAAGGGTTTGACGAACCTCAgggctatttttgtcatttttattattttatcctAGGATAACTAGTCCTGGGATTGTTATTCCACCCTCTACcagggataacttatcccagtaCTATTTTtaatcctgggataacttataccAGAATTAGTAACCAAACAAGGGATATGGTGGTACTAAATTCTTATCGCAGGACTATTTTTCCTTATCCATCATACCGAACGATCCCTTAGATTATAAGCAATGCCACTACCTATGACACAGGCACAAAACAAATGTTAAGCCAGGGGAGGAGCGGAGCTACAATGTTAAAAGGGCTGCTCCTCCCTTAATtagaggtctcgggttcgagccctaggtatggaaaaatccttggtagggagCCCTCACCCACGAATGGGGCCCTATACGGCGCGAATCCAAATATAATCGGGCTCCAATGCGGGTACCGAACACTGGGTGGGAAACAAACCACAAAAAAAAATGAGGGTTCGGCCAAACCCAGTAGCTTTTGCGTAGAACCTGTATTTGTACTAGGATTATGCAATAAACACAAGTAATATTTACTTGGCGAATCTTCATACACAAATGAGCTGATGGTTAAGTGGTAATAAAGAGGCGATCAAACCTCTCTTTTCCCCAAGATGTGGGTTCGAAACCCACATTTGCCaatgttttttccttttttgctAATAAGCAAGATTCTCTTTCTAAAATTAGAAGAAAATATAAAATACTCCTTCACTTCTTTTCCTTTGGGTaacttttttcctttttgctattATACAAAATTTCTTTTTAACACTTTATTTTTAACAAAATATAAATTTGACAAGTAGAAAAAGCAAAAAGGATGTTACTTTGCAGCTACCATTTCTTTCATCAGTTTCTTTCATAAACCTCAAACCCAAATCCAAAGTCAGATTTTTAAAAAAGTTAGGGTTCCAACTTTTGCTGCAGATACACCACTTCGTCGCCCCCGTCGGGCAGAGAACGGACCTCCGGCTGGTGACTGCTATTTATATAGTGTTTAACTAGTTCGTcgtttttttaaatatattaaaTACCCTTACTTGCTTGTTAGTTTGGCGGTTGTTATACATTAACTTGAGGTCTTTATCCTGTATTTTGAAATTCCGAACcgccaaacctcaaatcctgGTTCCGCCTCTGTGTTAAGTCATCTCAAAAGCATAAAATAGAACAAACATTCTAAAAAACTTACATATTGGCTTCGTAGGACATCCCAAAATGAATGATTCGATATAAAATTCATAACTTTCACGATGTAAAGTCCATTAAAAAAATACACATTGTCATCTTCTATGTGATGCTTTCAATCAACTGAATATTTTTCCATCATTACTTCAGTTTCCTTCCACCACTATTACCAACAGATTATATAAGCCAAATTTAGCGTGTCTAGACACATAGCACCATATACAAAAGGTTGGAGGCAGTAAAACAGCTAATCGAGCACATAACAActcaaaataaaacaaaaaatagaGCATGCAGAGCATTCTTCTATAAAGGCCCTTAAATTTATATGAGCTAAGCAGAAAAAGTAACAAGATGATGATGTTTTTTTTATAAGAGAAAAAATGATTCTATacaaatttcatgattttcatgatATAAAATCCATGAAAACTATACACATTTAAACCTCCTACGTGATACTTTCAATCTACCAAATATTTTTTTCATCATTACTTCAGTATTCCCTTCTACTATTATTAACAAATTATATAAGCCAAATTTAGCATGTCTAGATACATTAGCACTATAAATAACGAGACGGAAGCATTAAAACAGTTAAACAAGCAcataacaaaacaaaacaaaacaaaaaagacgGAATTCTTCGAAAAATAACCTTAAAACTTAAATGCGCTAAGcagaaaaaaataacaaaaaataatactCCATAAGCCAAATTTAGCATGTCTAGACATATTATACAACAGAATAGAGGCATTAAAACAGATAAACCAAAACAAAAAACATAGCACGCGAGTATTCTTCTAAAAAAGCCCTTAAATTTATAACCTTAGCAGAAGAAAATAACGAAAGATGATATTTTTAAAAGAGAGATAAGCTAACATAATCTTTTTCCCATCATTACCTAAGCATTCCCTTCTACTAATACTAACAAATTATATGAGCCAAATTTATCGCTTCTAGACATATAGCACAATATACAACTGGTTGAAGGCAGTAAAACAGATAAACAGGcacataaccaaaaaaaaaaaaacacaggaTTCTTCTAAAAAAGCCCTTGAATGTATATTCACTAAGcaggaaaaaaaaagatatttttaTAAGAGAAAAATGACTACAAATTTCATAATTTTCATGATATAAAATCAAAAACTACACATTTTAATCTCCAAGTGATGCTTTCAATCAACCAAATATTTTTTCCATCATTACTCCAGTATTTTCCTTCTACTATTACTAACAAATCATATTATCcgttaaaacaaaacaaaacacgcAGTGTATTCACTTAAAAAGCCGTTAAATGTACATTCGctaagcagaaaagaacaacaaGAAAAAATGATATAAGCCAAATTTAGCATGTCTAGACACATTATACAACGGGAAGGAGGCATTAAAACAGATAAACAAGcacataacaaaaaaaaaaaaaaaacatagtgcGCAGAGTATTCTTCTAGAAAAAAAGCCCTTAAATTTAGAACCTAAGCAGAAAAAAATAACGAACGatgatatttttaaaaagaaagatAAGCTAACATAATTTTTTTCCCATCATTACCTAAGCATTCCCTTCTACTATTACTAACAAATTATATAAGCCAAATTTATCGCGTCTAGCCACATCGCACCATATACAATCGGTTTGAGGCattaaaacagaaaaaaaaacacataaagaaACGAAACAAACCCAAAAACGCCTAAAAAGCCGTTAAACTTATATTTGCTAAGcagaaaaaataacaaaaggtGATATTTGTACCTGAAGCAAGGTCATAGCATAGGTGATATAGCTACGCATCCTACCCTGACTAGTAATCCGAATCTCATTCTCATCGATTGGTGTCTCAACTCTTGGCTTCTCTACTTTTTGGTACCGATCCATCTAAAAACAAttccaacaaaaacaaaataaataaaaattcaaACAACCCCAAACATTATAGAGATatgttaaaaaatatatatatagcttttgaaaatatttacgcctcgtagcccaatatacaatatAACGGAGCATTAAACCTAGGGGGAAAGCATTATACATCTTGTATAacaggtgtttatacacaaatatgggctaaatcGGATTCAAAAATAGACATAGAGCGTTTAATTTCCCAAAACTACTACAATAAGGACAATTAATAAATTAAGCATTAAAACATCAAAttgaacaaaaacaaaacaaaacaaaacaacgcaaaaaaaaagaaattaagcTTACAggtgaaataaatgagggtaaaATCGATTAGAtctgagaagaaaaaaaaggatgTAAATATTTATGTTACCTTTGGTAAAAGAATAAAGGgataagatgttattattattcttCACGAAAGAAGAGCCCTCTTCTCCGGCTTCGTTTCTTCGTTTACGCCCTAACCGTTTCGCTCTGTTTTTTGTTGAATTTATAGTGCCGACTTTCCTGTCTTGCCCTAAACTCTCTTTCACCGGTCTAACCGGTTTTCAGTTCAAGCTTATCCACGTACCCATcacctctttttttctttttttttttcaaatctaaTCTTCCAAAAACTATAGGTTTATTATTTTTAGAAGATGGAAATTCGGATTTTAGTTATATCTTTAAATTACATGATTACAGAATGGTGGGATGTGCACAAAATTTACGCGACTATTTATtcttcgtctcaatttatgtgattgtAATATTTCCTTTGTAATAtcttccaaaaagaaaaaaatattttttctatacTTATAAAATAATTTATGGGAAGGAAATTCGTTCtctcttttattaaaaaaaaaaaatccttctgTCTGATATATACAAGTTACCTGTGTCTGATATATATGAGTTAGCACTCTCAAGCAGACAAAGAAGCGGTACTTTCAGGTCACCTGATCTAGGTTGGTGGCACTTTCGTGATGGCTTGTTTGGAGTCTAGCAGCTCTATAAGGCGTCGATGAGCACAATAGATACACTTCACTATGTAATAATGTATCTTCAAACATAAGAAAATTATCAATTGTCAAGCTACCATAGTTGTCTGCATGttattatttttatgttttgcaATGAAAATGTGGTCCAAGCGGAGAGGATATACCGAGAAAAATAAAGGAGAGGATAGCATCCAATCATTttcatttaatatatatatatcattttcaCAGTTTCTCTCTAACAACGTATACTCTTAGAAAAAATACTTCCTCGTCCTGAAATGTCAATGTTGGACTACGGAAATCATAACATTATCTAAGTTTCAATACGAACTGATTATCAAATTTAGCAAATTACAATTTATGGTAATCTCGAAATATCTTATTTCCATATGTCTTTTATATGAAGATATATACTTATATAGAAAGGGCAACAAATTGGATGGCTTTTATTAATTGTTATTGTAGTACAATTCACGGTCATTGATTAATTGTACAAAAGCATGCACACTTGATCAATTAACGAGTGAAAAACGTTTAAACTATCATTCTTGTCACAATCTACATAGATAGAgagacatttttttttctttcttagaCCAACCAGGTGATAAGGACATGATTCAAAATATAAATTAACAAGATCACTGATTCACAAGATAAAAGAAATTGCAAGGGTTACTCCTATCTAATTACAATGTAAAGTTCTTTTATATTATTATAGTTTAAACCATACTTGCAAGTTAGTTACCAACATTACTAGTTTGCCAATCAATGCTTACGATATAATTTCGTATGTACATACTTTATAAGTAATTTAATTGTGCAAATATACTTTTACATAGTATTGTATAAAACTTATCTCTTCTAGCTGCCAGATAGTTTTGGGGTCAACAGAACCCAACCCTTCTGCAGCATAATTCATATTAATGGACTCGGTTATAAAGTTTGGTTTATCCTTAAGAAGCTatccatgggccttggcccaacttTAGTGTATCAAATTAAATTAAATCTCTCGCTGGATAGTCCAACAATGAAATGAGCAGATTCACAAAGAAATTTAAAACTGGACATCTTGATTAGTTGTGTCATGTCATGTTTGTCCATTACTGGAATACACATAACCCCAAATAAATAAACAATTTAATCGGGCCAGGCTTGTAGTTGTGGGCTACAAAAACCCATCATATGTAAtctgatgtggttacagcttgCAATAATAGGACTCTTCGCATGTCCAGGTCCTCACAGTGAATGGAccaaactctcattttcatggcCCAGCTATGCCTTTGACTGAATTTTCCTTTACAGGTATCATTTAGATTTTAGTGATTTTATCTCTACTTATAAAAGTTGTGCAAATATAACTCTTTTGAAATTATTCTTTCCAACGACGTTAGACTTTGGTCTAATGTTTGTTCATAAATTGCGTAACCTTACAAATCAAACATTAGACAAAAATAACTTACAAAGTTTCCGACTGTAGTCTAACATGTCCTCATAAGATTCTCAGTTTGCACAAAAATAATCTTTACGTCGTGGTCATAAATTATaagagaaataaaaagagaatcaTTTACATAGTAATTGTTCCTAATTTTGTTACTGTAGTTCCTTTTTATGTATGACCTAATCGGCGGGGTCATTATAAACAAAGCATTTTCAAGACTTTCAGTTACTATTCCATTAAAAAAGTAACATTATCTCTCTTTTTCTTATTAGTTTAATAACAAACCGTGTATGACACAACTAGCATAGATTTGAACTCATGATTATGATTTTACGCGTTAATTTCGTCTTAGTAACCATAAATTAATCATGTTTTAATCAATCTAAAATATTTGGTAAACAATCAAGTAATCACGCTTTAATTTCGTCTTAGAAAATAAATATCAAAAGAAGTCTCTTCGAGGACATTAAAAAAAACTGAAATAATACAGAGAAGATTAACATGATCATGCACAAAGATGACATGCACTAATCGAGAAAGgattcaaattttaaatttaataaaTCAAAACAATGGTCGTTCATATCCTCTTCCATCCCTTTAGGACACAAAAAGTAGCTAAGTATTGAAGTCAATAATGGTTCAAATTATGGTCTTTTGGCTATTGAACATTTTCTTAAGAAATTCAGTTTTATATATTGTTCAAGCAACTAGTTATGCCTTAATAACTAATAAAAGCATGTTATATGAATTttgctaataaaaaaaaaagcatgTTATATGAATTTTCCATATCTATTTCAATATATTATGACACAACTTTATCACTTGAGTTCGAAACGAAAAAAATATTGTGAAATATATAATCAAAAGGATGGTCATTCATGTCCTTTCTCCCCCTTTTATTTCATTCTCATTCTCTTGTAGAATAGTCCCAGTAACCCCCTTAGCCATTATTTTGGAGTTTCAAATTTTGAAATTTCAGAATACTATTCTAAATTTTTACTTGTGAAATTTGCAACTCCACTCCAGGACAATGGCTATTTTGAACTACAGTAGTTGAAAGGATCTTTGTGACTTTTTCCCATTCTTTATGTCACCCAACCAAAACGTTAGATGATTATTAACCTAACCAAGGGCCcatttcaagaaaagaaaactGAAAAACACAGAAGAAAAGGTAAGTTGGCCTAACCAATAGAAGAAGGGCCATATATACAAACGTAATGCGTCTAATCTTAGAGATGATTACCAACCCATTGGCGTAGTAAAATATAAATCAAATACCTCAAATTAGCAGTGCCAAAGTGATACTGCAAAAGAAAGAGTATAAACATCTCACATCAATAATACCTTTCTATCAACAAAACCTGAAAGGATAAGGGGAAAATTTTCAAACTTATCATCTTAAGTGGAAGCCATGTCccaaaaacttatttttttactAGGCAAAAAAAGTCCACCTGATCCCAACATATCTGCCCTGCCTTGGATCACATCGTACCTCACCTCCCACTTCAGCTATCCTTTTTACCCACAAAAAACAAACTTATCATCTTTAGCTTAGTACTAAAGAAAGAAGTTTTATTTTATGATtgttttatttatcttttttataAAGATCTGTTATTCGAAACTTACTTGCAAAATAATTCAATTTGAATTTGCATCGCATAGGGTTCATTAAAGAAAAAAATGTTATAAAAGTTAGTGTTCACTAGCCATTTCTCGACATTGTCTTTAAAAAACAGACATAGACATAAATTTTTGAATTCCATAGGTGGAATTCCATGTCGATGTCCTGGTACTTCACTTGTGGAATTTGAAACTCCGTGACAATAGTTATTTTTCAATCATAGGAGTTGACAAGTGGCTATTTATGAATTTTACCCAACTCCCTAGCAAAAGTTTAATATTTTCAGGACTTGAATTTGAAACCTCTAATTAAGAGTGGAGGTATTGCATCCATCCCGCCATTTCAACTGAATCGGAGACGGAGCTATATGTAGAGCCAAGGGGTAAAATTGAATACCCTTCGTCAAAAATTATACGGCATAAATTCGACATTTTATTTATTAGTGCAAAGAGGATTCAAAAATTGATATATTTTTCTTGAATCCTCTCGTATAATTTTCTAGCTTTAGTGGTGCCGTAGATCCCATCTGACTTCAGCCCCACTTGAGCCATCCTTCTACCCAATATATATCAAACTTATCATCTTTGGCTTGGTACCAAAAAaaagtttgttttgttttctatttATGAATGTTCGGATGAATTTTGAAAGAATTGTTATCGGCCATGTTTTTGGAAGAGACTGGACGTACAACTTAATATTTTGAGTTTTAAATATACCAATTTTATATGTTTGGAATTTTCTTTTGTTTCAAGTAGCAAAAAAGGTTTTTGGGTATATTTATAAGTGTCTCCAGCCAGTTTATTAACATCGTTTAGTGTATATTACACATATGGTAAATATgcgggaaaaaaaaaactaaagtcaAAATCAACCAAAAATGATAATTTTTCAATTTATAATcacttatgattttatcaagtttttaTTATTCTATCACTAATATATCATATGTAATTCCCAAAAGACCCTCTCCAAAACGAAACCCTCTTGTTTAACTCCCTCAATATTCCATTCTCAATATTCGTCCTTCTCTTgtaagagcccatttggattagctgaaaaaagtggcttttaagcataagtgtttattttataaataagcagttatgtgtttggataaaagtgctgaaGTTGAAAAAAAGTTGTTGAGATACACAAAcactttttttagtagtgagggTAATACTGGAATTAgaagaaaatataagggataaaagagAAAAATCGTTTGTCAAACCAAAATAACTTTTAagctaaaaagaaaaaagttGGGTTCCCCAACTTCTTGTTTTTTACTTATTTTAAACACTTTTTAACTTATTTTAAACACTTTTCTGTTTTGCCAAACAcctcaaaaatttaaaaatggcttataagtttgtttgaccagcttataagtcaatccaaacgggctctacttctaaagttctttttttttatatacgtCATTTTGGTCATTTAACAAAAATtaattacattattatttattatcTGATGTAGTATTTTTCTCAAATTATGACGCTGCATATTTGCAAAGGAAGCATGCTAGTTTTTAGGCCGTCCGTATATAAACTTTAAAATGGTTGTTTGGAAGGGCAGCATACTCACTAGTGATCTagtcaaacaaattgaaactttTTAAATGGTGGTTGAAACCTTACATAAATCTTTTGGTTTAGTCCGTAGGTTACGTGAAATGGATTTGTACCCTTAATTAAATTAATCATCACTTTAGAGAAACTCTTAAGGTAATTAGCTTATCACTTAGGCCGAGCTTTTTTTCAAGTCAAAAAATAATCTCCGAAATCTATTGGACAGACAAACTCCACATACTTGCACAGTTCAGCAAAT
Coding sequences:
- the LOC132628146 gene encoding RGG repeats nuclear RNA binding protein C isoform X2: MDRYQKVEKPRVETPIDENEIRITSQGRMRSYITYAMTLLQEKESDEIVFKAMGRAINKTVTIVELIKRRIVGLHQVTSITSTDITDTWEPLEEGLLPLETTRHVSMITISLSKKELDKNAVGYQPPLPADQVKVSTDFDYDGGSPSGGRRGRGGRGRGRSRGFSGNGYMAAEYDDGGYDRNRGYGGRGRGRGRGRNFRGRGRGGYNGPQDAQQDGGFYNQEAPPMQGRGRGRGRGTRGRGRGFRSNGPIQGGGA
- the LOC132628146 gene encoding RGG repeats nuclear RNA binding protein C isoform X1, with amino-acid sequence MDRYQKVEKPRVETPIDENEIRITSQGRMRSYITYAMTLLQEKESDEIVFKAMGRAINKTVTIVELIKRRIVGLHQVTSITSTDITDTWEPLEEGLLPLETTRHVSMITISLSKKELDKNAVGYQPPLPADQVKVSTDFDYDGEGSPSGGRRGRGGRGRGRSRGFSGNGYMAAEYDDGGYDRNRGYGGRGRGRGRGRNFRGRGRGGYNGPQDAQQDGGFYNQEAPPMQGRGRGRGRGTRGRGRGFRSNGPIQGGGA